Proteins co-encoded in one Erinaceus europaeus chromosome 2, mEriEur2.1, whole genome shotgun sequence genomic window:
- the DEF8 gene encoding differentially expressed in FDCP 8 homolog, which produces MEYDEKLARFRQAHLNPFNKQWGTRQHEQEIGEETPDNTTEETLHELPPGEPEFHCTERTMDLGLSEDHFSRPVGLFFASDVQQLRQAIEECKQVILELPEHSEKQKDAVVRLIHLRLKLQELKDPSEDEPNIRVLLEHRFYKEKSKSVKQTCDKCNTIIWGLIQTWYTCTGCYYRCHSKCLNLVSKPCVRSKVSHQAEYELNICPEMGLDSQDYRCAECRAPISLRGVPSEARQCDYTGQYYCSHCHWNDLAIIPARVVHNWDFEPRKVSRCSMRYLALMVSRPVLKLREINPLLFNYVEELVEIRKLRQDILLMKPYFITCKEAMEARLLLQLQDRQHFVENDEMYSVQDLLDAHTGRLGCSLTETHTLFAKHIKLDCERCQAKGFVCELCREGDVLFPFDSHTSVCTDCSAVFHRDCYYDNSTTCPKCARLTLRKQSLFRDTGPDVDA; this is translated from the exons ATGGAATATGACGAGAAGCTGGCCCGGTTCCGGCAGGCCCATCTCAACCCCTTCAACAAGCAGTGGGGGACTCGGCAGCATGAGCAGGAGATTGGTGAGGAGACCCCAGACAACACCACTGAAG AGACCCTGCATGAGCTGCCCCCAGGGGAGCCAGAGTTCCACTGCACGGAGCGCACCATGGACCTGGGGCTCTCTGAGGACCATTTCTCCCGTCCGGTG GGCCTGTTCTTTGCCTCAGATGTGCAGCAGCTGCGGCAGGCCATTGAGGAGTGCAAGCAGGTGATTTTGGAGCTGCCTGAGcactcagagaagcagaaggatgcTGTGGTGAGGCTCATCCACCTCCGGCTGAAGCTCCAGGAACTGAAG GACCCCAGTGAGGATGAACCCAACATCCGAGTACTCCTGGAACACCGCTTCTACAAAGAGAAGAGCAAGAGTGTCAAGCAGACCTGTGACAAGTGTAACACCATCATCTGGGGGCTCATTCAGACCTGGTACACCTGCACAG GATGCTATTATCGCTGCCACAGCAAATGCTTGAACCTCGTTTCCAAGCCCTGCGTGCGCTCCAAGGTCAGCCACCAAGCCGAGTACGAGCTGAACATCTGCCCCGAGATGGGGCTGGACAGTCAGGACTACCGCTGTGCCGAGTGCCGGGCGCCCATCTCCTTAC GGGGCGTGCCTAGCGAGGCACGGCAATGTGACTACACAGGTCAGTACTACTGCAGCCACTGCCACTGGAACGACCTGGCCATCATCCCTGCCCGAGTTGTGCACAACTGGGACTTCGAGCCACGCAAG GTATCCCGCTGTAGCATGCGCTACTTGGCACTGATGGTGTCTCGACCAGTGCTCAAACTCCGGGAGATCAACCCACTGCTGTTCAACTATGTGGAAGAgctggtggagatcagg AAACTGCGCCAGGACATCCTGCTCATGAAACCCTACTTCATCACATGTAAAGAGGCCATGGAAGCACGCCTGCTCTTGCAG CTCCAGGACCGGCAGCACTTTGTAGAGAATGATGAGATGTACTCAGTGCAGGACCTGCTGGATGCACACACCGGCCGCCTGGGCTGCTCACTCACTGAGACCCACACGCTGTTTGCCAAGCACATCAAGTTGGACTGTGAG CGGTGTCAGGCCAAGGGCTTTGTGTGTGAGCTCTGCAGAGAGGGCGACGTGCTGTTTCCCTTCGACAGCCACACGTCAGTGTGCACGGACTGCTCTGCTGTCTTCCACAG